A window of Paenibacillus polygoni contains these coding sequences:
- the sucD gene encoding succinate--CoA ligase subunit alpha: MSILVNKDTKVITQGITGATAKFHAKGALDYGTQMVGGVTPGKGGTTVDIELENGSVVKLPVYNTVNEAKEATGATASVIYVPPAFAADSIMEAVDAELDLVICITEGIPVLDMIKVKRYMEGKDTVLIGPNCPGVITPGECKIGIMPGYIHMPGHVGVVSRSGTLTYEAVHQLTTRGIGQSSAVGIGGDPVKGSEFIDILSRFNDDPDTHAVIMIGEIGGTAEEEAAEWIRDHMTKPVVGFIGGVTAPPGKRMGHAGAIISGGKGTAKEKIAKLESCGIRVSPTPSEMGSTLVSVLEDRGILNLCTTH, encoded by the coding sequence GTGAGTATTTTGGTAAATAAAGATACAAAAGTGATTACGCAAGGTATCACGGGTGCGACTGCGAAGTTTCATGCAAAAGGTGCGCTGGACTATGGCACGCAAATGGTAGGCGGTGTGACCCCGGGTAAAGGCGGCACGACTGTCGACATTGAACTCGAAAATGGCAGTGTAGTTAAGCTTCCCGTGTATAACACTGTAAATGAAGCCAAAGAAGCAACAGGCGCAACAGCAAGTGTTATTTATGTACCGCCTGCTTTTGCTGCAGATTCTATTATGGAAGCTGTAGACGCTGAACTTGATCTTGTGATCTGTATTACCGAAGGAATTCCGGTACTCGACATGATCAAAGTAAAACGTTATATGGAAGGCAAGGATACGGTTCTGATCGGTCCGAACTGCCCAGGCGTTATTACTCCAGGCGAATGTAAGATCGGTATTATGCCGGGCTACATTCATATGCCAGGTCATGTAGGAGTTGTATCTCGCAGCGGTACGCTGACGTACGAAGCGGTTCATCAGCTTACAACACGTGGTATCGGTCAATCATCTGCCGTGGGAATTGGCGGAGACCCTGTTAAAGGTTCCGAATTCATTGATATTTTATCTCGCTTTAATGATGATCCTGATACACATGCAGTCATTATGATTGGTGAAATTGGGGGTACTGCTGAGGAAGAAGCAGCAGAGTGGATTCGCGATCATATGACAAAACCTGTCGTCGGTTTCATCGGCGGGGTTACAGCACCTCCAGGAAAACGGATGGGTCATGCGGGCGCTATTATCTCTGGCGGTAAAGGTACTGCGAAAGAGAAGATTGCCAAACTCGAATCTTGCGGCATTCGGGTATCTCCGACTCCATCTGAAATGGGCTCTACGCTCGTAAGTGTGCTGGAAGATCGCGGAATTCTTAACCTTTGTACGACTCATTAA
- the dprA gene encoding DNA-processing protein DprA — MEDRHILFGLQEMDGIGRKTIRKWMTSGNLLSDMLKYETQDWIQSGLSAARAAVMKECFHESFIYEKLELLHKERIEIVTYYDKEYPILLKETADPPWVLYIKGNASLLHKPSIAMVGTRVPTGYGKKVGEVFASQLCKAGYTIVSGLARGIDSVCHEAAIRADGLTIAVLGAGLSHIYPAENHALASRIASSGLLVSEYPLHQKPRPGLFPERNRIIAGLSLGTLVVEADLRSGSLITADAALEAGRDVFAIPGPITSPKSQGALNLIKQGALLVTKVEDITDEYIHVMNSAREDKSEQSGVHPEPLLSAAHQELIPELTEEERKVVDLLEAGPMTLDDFVDRLHLDFGHLHSVLLSLIIKKQIIQLPGAIYKLI; from the coding sequence ATGGAAGACAGACATATTTTATTTGGACTTCAAGAGATGGATGGGATCGGTCGTAAAACGATTAGAAAATGGATGACGAGTGGAAATTTATTATCGGACATGCTAAAATACGAAACTCAGGACTGGATTCAGTCAGGACTCTCGGCAGCAAGAGCTGCTGTGATGAAAGAATGCTTCCATGAATCATTTATTTATGAGAAACTTGAGCTGCTTCATAAGGAACGTATCGAAATTGTAACCTATTACGATAAAGAGTATCCTATATTATTGAAGGAAACGGCGGACCCGCCTTGGGTTCTATACATAAAAGGCAATGCAAGTTTGCTTCATAAGCCGTCTATAGCGATGGTGGGAACCCGAGTTCCTACAGGTTACGGGAAAAAAGTAGGTGAGGTGTTCGCTTCACAGCTGTGCAAGGCAGGATATACGATTGTCAGCGGTCTTGCACGCGGAATAGATAGTGTATGTCACGAAGCTGCTATCCGTGCAGATGGTTTAACGATTGCGGTCCTTGGTGCGGGGCTGTCACATATTTATCCTGCCGAAAACCATGCTTTAGCGAGCCGGATTGCTTCTAGCGGATTGTTAGTATCCGAATATCCCTTGCACCAAAAACCAAGACCTGGTCTTTTTCCTGAGCGAAACCGAATTATTGCGGGGCTCAGTTTAGGTACACTTGTGGTGGAAGCTGATTTACGCAGCGGATCGTTAATTACGGCTGATGCTGCACTAGAAGCAGGTCGCGATGTATTTGCAATTCCTGGGCCCATTACCTCTCCTAAAAGCCAGGGCGCACTTAATTTAATTAAACAAGGGGCTCTGCTAGTCACTAAAGTAGAAGATATTACAGATGAATATATACATGTAATGAATTCTGCTAGAGAAGACAAGTCTGAACAATCCGGGGTTCATCCTGAACCGCTTTTATCCGCAGCACATCAGGAGCTGATTCCAGAGCTTACGGAAGAAGAAAGAAAAGTAGTTGATTTACTTGAAGCAGGCCCTATGACATTAGATGATTTTGTGGATAGGCTTCATCTTGATTTTGGACATTTGCATTCAGTTCTGTTATCTTTAATCATAAAAAAGCAGATTATACAATTACCTGGAGCTATATATAAGTTAATATAG
- the topA gene encoding type I DNA topoisomerase — protein sequence MADSLVIVESPSKAKTIGKYLGSKYIVKASMGHIRDLPKSQIGVEVENDFNPKYITIRGKGSVLKELKDASKKVKKVYLAADPDREGEAIAWHLAHALDLDQTESCRVVFNEITKQAVKDAFKTPRKINMDLVNAQQARRILDRLVGYKISPILWKKVKKGLSAGRVQSVAVKIILDRENEIDDFIPEEYWSITAKLSADGSPMEAKFHKWNGTKTELTNEEQVNSILKQIENEDFTVKEVKEKERTRNPSAPFTTSSLQQEAARKLNFRAAKTMSVAQQLYEGVDLGKEGTVGLITYMRTDSTRIATSAQEEAKEFISQKYGETFVPETFRQYSKKAANAQEAHEAIRPTSVLRDPDSVKAYTSRDQFRLYKLIWERFVASQMSSAILDTLSVDITAGDATFRATGSKVRFPGFMKVYVEGNDDGTTEEDKLLPPLQSGDALVKQEIEPKQHFTQPPPRYTEARLVKTLEELGIGRPSTYAPTLETIQKRGYVAIEEKKFMPTELGELIIEQMEQFFPEILDVEFTAHMEEDLDHVEEGSEDWVKVLAQFYGSFEKRLEVAEEEMKEIEIEDEVSDEICEKCGKPLVYKLGRFGKFLACSGFPDCRNTKPIIKDTGIVCPTCKEGHVVERRSKKGRIFFGCDRYPECDFVSWDKPSVKPCPSCSSLMVEKRNKQGTKLKCTVCDHTEIMEEPDDESVEI from the coding sequence ATGGCGGATTCACTCGTCATCGTGGAGTCTCCTTCGAAAGCCAAAACGATAGGGAAGTATCTCGGAAGTAAGTATATCGTTAAGGCTTCGATGGGGCATATCCGCGATTTGCCAAAAAGTCAGATTGGCGTAGAAGTGGAAAATGATTTTAACCCTAAATATATTACCATCCGCGGAAAAGGTTCTGTACTGAAAGAACTAAAGGATGCTTCGAAAAAAGTGAAAAAAGTTTATCTGGCGGCTGACCCCGATCGTGAGGGGGAAGCGATTGCCTGGCATTTGGCTCATGCACTTGACCTGGATCAGACAGAAAGCTGCCGGGTTGTTTTTAATGAGATTACGAAACAAGCGGTAAAAGATGCTTTTAAAACACCGCGAAAAATAAATATGGACCTTGTGAATGCACAGCAAGCAAGACGTATTCTTGATCGGCTGGTAGGATACAAGATCAGTCCTATCCTCTGGAAAAAAGTAAAAAAAGGATTGTCTGCAGGACGTGTTCAATCCGTTGCAGTTAAGATCATTCTTGACCGTGAGAATGAAATCGATGATTTTATTCCGGAAGAATACTGGAGCATTACTGCAAAACTAAGTGCAGACGGCAGCCCGATGGAAGCGAAGTTCCATAAGTGGAACGGAACCAAAACGGAACTGACCAACGAAGAACAAGTGAATTCAATACTAAAGCAAATTGAGAATGAAGATTTTACAGTAAAAGAAGTAAAAGAGAAGGAACGGACACGTAATCCGTCGGCTCCTTTTACAACAAGTTCGTTACAGCAGGAAGCGGCTCGTAAACTTAACTTCCGTGCTGCCAAGACGATGTCAGTCGCACAGCAATTATATGAGGGTGTAGATCTTGGTAAAGAAGGTACGGTAGGTTTAATCACCTATATGCGTACCGACTCCACTCGTATTGCGACATCGGCTCAGGAAGAAGCGAAAGAGTTCATTTCTCAAAAATATGGAGAAACTTTCGTGCCGGAAACGTTCCGTCAGTATTCCAAAAAAGCAGCTAACGCTCAAGAGGCGCACGAAGCGATTCGCCCAACCTCAGTACTAAGAGATCCAGATTCCGTGAAAGCATATACAAGCAGAGACCAATTTCGTTTGTATAAACTCATTTGGGAACGTTTCGTAGCAAGTCAGATGTCTTCAGCTATCCTAGATACTTTATCTGTAGATATTACAGCAGGGGATGCAACATTCCGAGCTACAGGATCAAAAGTCCGTTTCCCTGGATTTATGAAAGTGTACGTAGAAGGAAATGATGATGGTACGACAGAAGAAGATAAGCTATTGCCTCCGCTTCAATCTGGGGATGCCTTAGTTAAACAAGAAATTGAACCAAAACAGCACTTTACTCAGCCTCCACCGCGCTATACAGAGGCTCGTCTGGTCAAAACGCTTGAAGAACTTGGTATAGGACGTCCAAGTACGTATGCACCTACACTTGAAACGATTCAAAAACGGGGTTATGTAGCGATTGAAGAGAAGAAATTCATGCCTACGGAACTTGGTGAACTGATAATCGAGCAAATGGAGCAGTTCTTCCCCGAAATTCTGGATGTAGAGTTTACCGCACATATGGAAGAGGATCTTGACCACGTGGAAGAAGGTTCAGAGGACTGGGTGAAAGTACTTGCACAGTTTTATGGTTCCTTTGAGAAACGTCTTGAAGTGGCGGAAGAAGAGATGAAGGAAATCGAGATTGAAGATGAGGTTTCCGATGAAATTTGCGAAAAATGCGGGAAACCGCTTGTATATAAACTTGGTCGATTTGGGAAATTCTTAGCATGCTCTGGTTTTCCTGACTGTCGTAACACGAAGCCAATCATTAAAGACACCGGCATTGTTTGTCCAACCTGTAAGGAAGGACATGTCGTTGAGCGCAGAAGTAAAAAAGGCCGTATATTCTTTGGATGTGACCGTTACCCAGAATGTGATTTCGTGTCATGGGATAAGCCGTCTGTCAAACCTTGCCCAAGCTGCTCATCTCTCATGGTAGAGAAACGGAATAAGCAAGGAACGAAGCTGAAATGTACGGTATGTGATCATACGGAAATCATGGAAGAACCAGATGATGAGTCTGTTGAAATATAA
- the trmFO gene encoding FADH(2)-oxidizing methylenetetrahydrofolate--tRNA-(uracil(54)-C(5))-methyltransferase TrmFO — protein MSDRVEQVTVIGAGLAGSEAAWQIAQRGVPVKLYEMRPVVKTPAHHTNQFAELVCSNSLRANGLTNAVGVLKEEMRMMDSLVIGSADRHAVPAGGALAVDRDGFSGEITRMLHEHPLVEVVNEEIQEIPTEGIVVIATGPLTSPALSAQIKELMGEEYFYFYDAAAPIVEKDSIDMSKVYLASRYDKGEAAYLNCPMNEEEFNRFYDALISAEVAELKEFEKEIYFEGCMPIEVMMKRGKQTALFGPMKPVGLVNPHTGELPYAVVQLRQDNAAGTLYNLVGFQTHLKWGEQKRVFQMIPGLENAEFVRYGVMHRNTFINSPKLLEPTYQFKSRPNLFFAGQMTGVEGYVESAASGLIAGMNAANLALGQDLFVLPKESTLGSMAHYITTADFKHFQPMNANFGLLPSLERKIRNKKEKNEALANRALESIQHFKEEKGLSTGK, from the coding sequence ATGAGTGATAGAGTAGAGCAAGTAACCGTTATTGGAGCAGGTCTCGCAGGAAGTGAAGCAGCATGGCAAATCGCCCAAAGAGGTGTGCCTGTGAAACTGTATGAGATGCGCCCTGTTGTTAAAACGCCTGCACACCATACAAATCAATTTGCTGAGCTGGTATGCAGTAATTCACTGCGGGCTAATGGCCTTACAAACGCGGTAGGTGTATTGAAAGAAGAAATGAGAATGATGGATTCGCTCGTAATTGGTTCCGCTGACCGTCATGCGGTACCTGCAGGCGGCGCACTGGCCGTGGACCGAGATGGTTTCTCCGGGGAAATTACACGTATGCTTCATGAACATCCGCTAGTAGAAGTGGTAAATGAAGAAATTCAGGAAATTCCTACAGAAGGAATCGTCGTTATTGCGACAGGACCTTTAACTTCACCGGCTCTATCTGCACAGATTAAAGAGCTTATGGGCGAGGAGTATTTTTACTTCTATGATGCGGCTGCACCTATCGTAGAAAAAGACTCTATTGATATGAGTAAAGTATATTTGGCTTCAAGGTATGATAAAGGGGAAGCTGCTTATCTCAATTGTCCAATGAATGAAGAAGAATTTAATCGTTTTTATGACGCGCTCATCTCTGCAGAAGTGGCTGAACTCAAAGAATTCGAAAAAGAAATCTACTTTGAAGGCTGTATGCCGATCGAAGTGATGATGAAGCGTGGTAAACAGACGGCATTGTTTGGTCCGATGAAACCCGTAGGTCTCGTGAATCCTCACACAGGCGAACTTCCTTATGCGGTCGTTCAATTGCGTCAGGATAATGCAGCGGGGACTTTATATAATCTAGTAGGGTTCCAAACACATCTGAAATGGGGAGAGCAAAAACGAGTATTCCAGATGATTCCGGGTCTTGAGAATGCCGAATTTGTCCGTTATGGTGTAATGCACCGGAATACATTTATCAATTCTCCAAAATTGCTTGAACCAACGTATCAATTCAAATCTCGCCCTAATCTGTTCTTTGCTGGACAAATGACAGGGGTTGAAGGTTATGTAGAGTCTGCAGCTTCCGGTCTGATTGCTGGTATGAATGCTGCAAACCTTGCACTAGGTCAAGATTTGTTTGTGCTTCCAAAAGAGAGTACACTAGGAAGTATGGCGCACTATATTACCACTGCCGATTTCAAACATTTCCAGCCGATGAATGCAAACTTTGGATTGCTTCCGAGTCTTGAACGTAAGATACGCAACAAGAAAGAAAAGAATGAAGCACTTGCGAATCGTGCTTTAGAAAGCATTCAACATTTTAAAGAAGAAAAAGGACTATCCACGGGAAAGTAA
- the hslV gene encoding ATP-dependent protease subunit HslV, producing MQTTFHATTICAVRHNGKAAIAGDGQVTMGESVVMKNTAKKVRRLYRGQVVAGFAGSVADAITLFEKFEGKLEEHHGNLQRAAVELAKDWRQDRVLRKLEALMIVMDKTGMLLISGGGEIIEPDDDLLAIGSGGNYALSAARAMKRNATHLEAKDMAREALLVASEICVYTNSNIIVEEL from the coding sequence ATGCAAACGACATTTCATGCGACGACGATATGTGCTGTACGTCATAACGGCAAAGCAGCGATTGCAGGTGATGGACAGGTAACAATGGGAGAATCGGTAGTTATGAAAAATACAGCGAAGAAAGTTCGCAGATTATACCGAGGACAAGTTGTAGCTGGCTTTGCAGGCTCTGTTGCTGATGCCATTACCCTATTTGAGAAATTTGAAGGTAAGCTTGAGGAACATCATGGGAATCTTCAGCGTGCAGCAGTGGAACTTGCGAAAGATTGGCGCCAGGATCGTGTGCTTCGTAAGTTAGAAGCGCTGATGATTGTAATGGACAAAACCGGAATGCTGCTAATCTCTGGCGGTGGAGAAATTATTGAACCAGATGATGATCTGCTTGCGATTGGTTCTGGCGGGAACTATGCTTTGTCTGCGGCAAGAGCCATGAAACGAAATGCAACACACCTCGAAGCCAAGGATATGGCTCGGGAAGCACTTCTTGTGGCTTCTGAAATTTGTGTCTATACAAACAGTAATATTATTGTGGAAGAACTGTAA
- the hslU gene encoding ATP-dependent protease ATPase subunit HslU, with translation MLNEALTPRQIVSELDKYIVGQKQAKKSVAVALRNRYRRSRLPEHAQDEIVPKNILMIGPTGVGKTEIARRLAKLVGAPFVKVEATKFTEVGYVGRDVESMVRDLIETAIRIVKLEKTEKVKDKAEENANERIVQILVPSANKSKNQKNPFEMIFGNHNQQTEEADPAQEASISERRRKVKFELLSGQLENDVIEIDVEDAAPNMFDMFAGQGNDQMGMNMQEMFGNFLPKRTKKRKLSIKEARKVLIQEEASKLIDMDDVTQESIRRAEQSGIIFIDEIDKVASQGRGSGPDVSREGVQRDILPIVEGSTVMTKYGPVKTDYILFIAAGAFHVSKPSDLIPELQGRFPIRVELNSLTLDDFVSILTEPKNALTKQYTDLLRTEDIEIEFSNEAIREIANIAEAVNQSTENIGARRLHTILEKLLEDLSFEAPELTLDKMVITPEYVREKLGEIAKDRDLSQYIL, from the coding sequence ATGTTAAATGAAGCTTTAACCCCTAGACAAATCGTAAGTGAACTAGACAAATATATTGTGGGACAAAAGCAAGCCAAGAAATCGGTTGCTGTTGCCCTGCGAAATCGATATCGCCGGAGTAGACTTCCTGAGCACGCTCAAGATGAAATTGTACCTAAAAACATACTTATGATTGGACCTACCGGTGTAGGTAAAACAGAAATTGCTAGACGGTTAGCGAAACTTGTAGGTGCTCCTTTTGTAAAAGTAGAGGCAACGAAATTTACCGAAGTCGGTTATGTTGGCCGTGATGTAGAATCTATGGTTAGAGATTTAATTGAGACAGCCATTCGCATCGTCAAGCTTGAAAAAACCGAAAAGGTCAAGGACAAAGCCGAAGAAAATGCGAATGAACGCATTGTACAAATCTTAGTTCCTTCCGCAAATAAATCTAAAAATCAGAAGAATCCCTTTGAGATGATTTTTGGTAATCATAATCAACAGACGGAGGAAGCAGATCCTGCACAAGAAGCCAGCATTTCTGAACGCAGACGCAAAGTGAAATTTGAACTGCTGTCCGGCCAGCTTGAGAATGATGTAATTGAGATTGACGTAGAGGATGCAGCCCCGAACATGTTTGATATGTTTGCTGGTCAAGGAAATGACCAGATGGGTATGAATATGCAGGAGATGTTTGGTAACTTCCTGCCAAAACGCACGAAAAAACGCAAGCTAAGCATAAAAGAGGCTCGTAAAGTTCTCATACAAGAAGAAGCGAGCAAACTGATTGATATGGACGATGTAACGCAAGAGTCCATCAGACGTGCTGAGCAATCGGGGATCATCTTTATTGATGAGATAGATAAAGTAGCCAGCCAGGGACGCGGATCAGGCCCTGACGTCTCTCGTGAGGGCGTCCAAAGGGATATTCTTCCTATAGTGGAAGGTTCGACTGTAATGACCAAATACGGCCCTGTGAAGACAGATTATATTTTGTTTATTGCAGCGGGTGCCTTCCATGTATCCAAACCGTCAGATCTGATTCCAGAGCTCCAAGGGCGTTTCCCAATTCGCGTGGAATTAAACAGCCTCACACTGGATGATTTTGTTTCTATTCTGACCGAACCTAAAAATGCACTGACCAAACAGTATACCGATCTGCTTCGGACAGAAGATATTGAAATTGAATTTTCAAATGAAGCGATTCGTGAGATCGCTAATATTGCAGAAGCTGTAAATCAAAGCACAGAGAATATCGGTGCGAGAAGACTTCATACCATTTTAGAGAAACTGCTAGAGGACCTTTCTTTTGAAGCACCTGAACTCACGCTTGATAAGATGGTGATCACACCTGAATACGTAAGAGAGAAATTAGGTGAGATTGCGAAAGATCGTGATCTTAGTCAGTACATTCTGTAA
- the flgB gene encoding flagellar basal body rod protein FlgB has protein sequence MHLLNDSSFKTLQAGIDAANLRQRAIANNIANSDTPYFKRSEVKFEELLQDEMKGNVSILSGKTTNEKHIPIGLNSKTPAAQISTDRNTVMNNNENNVDVDKEMTLLAENQLRYNAYIQQVSEQIKMMRIATGGSS, from the coding sequence ATACATTTGTTGAACGACAGTAGTTTTAAGACGCTCCAAGCAGGAATTGATGCTGCAAACCTCAGGCAACGAGCGATTGCTAACAATATAGCCAATAGCGACACCCCTTATTTCAAACGGTCAGAAGTCAAATTTGAAGAACTTTTACAGGATGAAATGAAAGGGAATGTAAGTATATTAAGTGGAAAAACAACAAATGAGAAGCATATTCCTATAGGTCTTAACAGTAAAACCCCTGCTGCGCAAATTTCGACAGATCGCAATACAGTAATGAATAATAACGAAAACAACGTTGATGTCGATAAGGAAATGACCCTTTTGGCAGAGAATCAACTTCGTTACAATGCCTACATCCAGCAGGTCTCAGAACAAATTAAGATGATGCGTATTGCAACAGGAGGGAGCAGCTGA
- the flgC gene encoding flagellar basal body rod protein FlgC, with amino-acid sequence MNISNSFDISSSALTAQRLRMDVISSNIANAETTRAKIENGEAVPYKRKMVVLETSKTSFKNMLQTQMEGKGIQQGVIATSIKEDTAPLKSVYNPTHPDANAEGYVYMPNVDITKEMVDLISASRSYEANVTALNASKAMVSKALEIGR; translated from the coding sequence ATGAATATAAGTAACAGCTTTGATATTAGTTCTTCTGCATTAACCGCTCAGCGTCTTCGTATGGATGTGATCTCCTCAAACATTGCAAATGCAGAAACGACGAGAGCGAAGATAGAGAACGGGGAAGCAGTACCCTATAAACGAAAAATGGTTGTACTAGAAACTAGCAAGACAAGCTTTAAGAATATGCTCCAGACACAGATGGAAGGCAAAGGCATTCAGCAAGGCGTCATCGCAACTTCTATTAAGGAAGACACAGCGCCGCTCAAATCGGTATATAACCCAACACATCCGGATGCAAACGCCGAAGGGTACGTATATATGCCTAACGTTGATATAACGAAAGAAATGGTAGATTTAATTAGTGCATCAAGATCTTATGAGGCAAATGTAACTGCACTAAATGCTTCAAAAGCAATGGTGTCTAAAGCACTTGAGATCGGCAGATAG
- the fliE gene encoding flagellar hook-basal body complex protein FliE: protein MIQNTMLQTSALQSPSMSGTQNKPTPADTIKQFSSYLDQAITQVAEQEKTSHDMSTEFVKGNVNVDQVMIASEQALLSLQLTNQIRNKVVEAYQEIMRIQM, encoded by the coding sequence ATGATACAAAATACGATGCTTCAAACATCGGCTTTACAATCTCCTTCAATGAGCGGAACACAAAATAAACCAACCCCAGCAGACACGATCAAACAATTCTCATCCTATTTAGATCAAGCAATTACGCAAGTGGCAGAGCAAGAGAAAACGTCTCATGACATGTCAACAGAATTTGTTAAAGGTAACGTGAATGTAGATCAGGTCATGATTGCTTCGGAACAAGCACTGCTCAGTTTGCAGTTAACGAATCAAATTCGAAATAAAGTGGTCGAAGCCTATCAGGAAATTATGCGGATTCAAATGTAA
- the fliF gene encoding flagellar basal-body MS-ring/collar protein FliF, whose translation MNERIAQYREKISQYWNKFTKKQRILLISTVVFLIIAAAALTIQFSKTEYEVAFTDLSAEDSAGVMSYLESGNIPFELNKDGTSISVPSTQAARVKVDVGSQGLVQNGSIGYDIFEQNGSMMGSTDKEFDVKYANAFNGEIEQMLRTMQGVQDAKVLVNLPEKSLFAGSDKETASASAVLTFQPGYQMSQKAVDGYFNLMKTAVPNLPLENITISTNQGEELQPTERGGGSGLGEIQENMALQKKYESDVQKSVKEFLTGIIGSTDINVLVTSNLNFDKVNETQNLVTPVDEENMKGIEISVQDIQSSYTGGTAEDGGVAGTGEGDVVNYPAAGSETSSGEESSTTINYEVNQIAKEIVQSPYTVKDLTINVAVEPPQGQEILDEPTRDAIETVLVNIVRASLANSGSTYNDADLEKKVSVLAKPAQTANDPQTGIQLSSGMIWGLVAGAVLLLAGGGYMIYRNRRKKEEEYEEDDLPLQIPTEFPSVNLETVTNESQVRKQLESLAKKKPDEFVELLRTWLADE comes from the coding sequence GTGAACGAGAGAATCGCCCAATATAGAGAGAAGATATCTCAGTATTGGAACAAATTTACCAAAAAACAAAGGATATTACTGATTTCTACGGTGGTGTTTCTCATCATTGCCGCCGCAGCACTTACAATTCAGTTCTCTAAAACGGAGTATGAAGTAGCGTTTACTGATCTTAGTGCAGAGGATTCAGCTGGGGTCATGAGCTATCTGGAGAGTGGAAATATTCCTTTTGAGTTAAATAAAGATGGGACAAGCATTTCAGTACCTAGTACGCAAGCAGCAAGAGTGAAAGTAGATGTCGGATCCCAAGGATTAGTTCAGAACGGGTCAATTGGTTATGACATCTTTGAGCAAAATGGTTCAATGATGGGCTCGACAGATAAAGAATTTGACGTCAAATATGCTAATGCTTTTAATGGTGAGATTGAACAAATGCTCCGGACGATGCAGGGCGTGCAAGATGCAAAAGTATTAGTTAATCTTCCTGAAAAAAGTTTATTTGCGGGCTCGGATAAAGAAACTGCTTCTGCTTCCGCAGTACTGACTTTTCAGCCCGGGTATCAAATGTCACAGAAGGCAGTAGACGGATATTTTAATTTAATGAAGACTGCGGTACCCAACTTACCCCTGGAAAATATCACTATTTCTACGAATCAGGGTGAAGAACTTCAACCAACCGAGCGTGGCGGAGGAAGTGGACTGGGTGAAATACAAGAGAACATGGCACTGCAGAAAAAATATGAGAGCGATGTTCAAAAGAGTGTAAAAGAATTTCTAACCGGTATTATCGGTAGTACGGATATTAATGTGCTTGTGACATCTAATCTGAACTTCGACAAAGTGAACGAAACTCAAAACCTAGTTACTCCGGTAGATGAAGAGAACATGAAAGGTATTGAGATCAGTGTTCAAGATATTCAGAGCAGTTACACAGGCGGTACGGCAGAAGATGGCGGTGTAGCAGGAACAGGAGAGGGCGATGTTGTAAACTACCCGGCTGCTGGTTCTGAGACTTCAAGCGGAGAAGAGAGTTCCACGACGATCAATTACGAGGTTAATCAAATCGCAAAGGAAATTGTCCAAAGTCCATACACTGTAAAAGATTTAACCATTAATGTAGCAGTTGAACCACCCCAAGGACAAGAAATTTTAGATGAGCCAACAAGAGATGCAATCGAAACAGTTTTAGTGAATATTGTGAGGGCGTCACTCGCAAATTCAGGAAGTACATATAACGACGCAGATTTAGAAAAGAAAGTCTCTGTACTAGCTAAACCAGCGCAAACAGCGAACGATCCACAGACAGGAATTCAGTTGTCTTCGGGTATGATATGGGGTCTCGTAGCAGGTGCTGTATTACTGCTGGCAGGCGGAGGATACATGATTTACCGAAATCGCCGTAAAAAAGAAGAGGAATATGAAGAAGATGATCTTCCGCTTCAGATTCCAACCGAATTTCCTTCTGTTAATTTAGAAACGGTTACGAATGAAAGTCAGGTACGTAAACAACTCGAGTCACTCGCGAAGAAGAAACCAGATGAATTTGTTGAACTGCTTCGAACGTGGCTTGCTGATGAATAG